In Cupriavidus basilensis, one genomic interval encodes:
- a CDS encoding anhydro-N-acetylmuramic acid kinase has translation MPTSSPDCFIGIMSGTSMDGADGVLVDFSGPRPTVLAAAFQPFPAELRDAFSALQQPGDDEIHREALAANGLARVYAACVATLLRDAGLAPDAIAAIGAHGQTVRHRPGLYDGIGYTRQSQQPALLAELTGIDVVADFRSRDVAAGGQGAPLVPAVHQALFGDAEQTRVACNIGGISNISVLPAASAGGAARPVTGFDCGPGNVLLDYWIDRHHGLAYDAGGAWGASGKVDQALLARLLAEPYFSVAPPKSTGRDLFHPAWLENHLSQHGTALDPADVQATLAALTAGAIARDVSQHAPDAARLIVCGGGARNHLVMALLAQALPAVAVQSSDELGVPVSQVEGIAFAWLARQMLRGAPGNVPTVTGAAGPRVLGALYPR, from the coding sequence ATGCCAACTTCGTCCCCAGACTGCTTTATCGGCATCATGTCCGGCACCAGCATGGACGGCGCGGACGGCGTGCTGGTCGATTTCTCGGGGCCACGGCCCACGGTGCTGGCGGCAGCCTTCCAGCCCTTCCCGGCAGAGCTGCGCGACGCGTTCAGCGCGCTGCAGCAGCCCGGCGATGATGAAATCCACCGCGAGGCGCTGGCCGCCAACGGGCTGGCGCGCGTCTATGCGGCTTGCGTGGCAACCCTGCTGCGCGATGCCGGGCTGGCGCCGGACGCCATCGCGGCAATCGGTGCGCACGGCCAGACCGTGCGCCATCGGCCCGGCTTGTACGACGGCATCGGCTATACCCGGCAGAGCCAGCAACCCGCGCTGCTGGCCGAGTTGACGGGCATCGACGTGGTGGCGGATTTCCGCAGCCGCGACGTGGCGGCCGGCGGCCAGGGCGCACCCTTGGTACCGGCGGTGCACCAGGCGCTGTTCGGCGACGCCGAGCAGACGCGGGTGGCCTGCAATATCGGCGGGATCTCCAATATCAGCGTGCTGCCCGCCGCCAGCGCAGGCGGCGCGGCGCGGCCGGTCACCGGCTTTGACTGCGGTCCGGGCAACGTACTGCTCGATTACTGGATCGACCGGCATCACGGCCTGGCCTACGACGCCGGCGGCGCCTGGGGCGCCAGCGGCAAGGTCGACCAGGCGCTGCTGGCGCGCCTGCTGGCCGAGCCTTATTTCAGCGTGGCCCCGCCCAAGAGCACGGGCCGCGACCTGTTCCATCCCGCCTGGCTGGAAAATCATCTTTCCCAGCACGGCACGGCACTCGACCCCGCCGACGTGCAGGCCACGCTGGCCGCGCTGACCGCCGGGGCCATCGCCCGCGATGTCAGCCAGCACGCGCCCGACGCGGCGCGGCTGATCGTGTGCGGCGGCGGCGCCCGCAACCACCTGGTGATGGCATTGCTGGCGCAGGCGCTGCCCGCTGTCGCGGTGCAAAGCTCGGACGAACTGGGCGTTCCCGTATCGCAGGTGGAGGGCATCGCTTTCGCCTGGCTGGCGCGGCAGATGCTGCGCGGGGCACCTGGCAATGTGCCTACCGTCACCGGCGCGGCCGGCCCGCGTGTCTTGGGCGCGCTCTACCCTCGATAA
- a CDS encoding M23 family metallopeptidase: MWSRLREVFARELVVLVDPTNALHARRRKQLTAAVGTVFTLGMAAAMGVAPRSAFDDPQAPRVREAIRLPDLRTQLEQLTETDATYVREERMQRGDTIASLLKRLGVDDPDAQDFIRRNTTARGLFDLNPGQTVQAEVDENNLLVSLQANLGGDANASRELVIERAGDPADPVYKARVQSVKNELHYEMLSGAIASGGFFKAMDAANVPDEIVQQMLSIFSGVIDFHHDITSGDRFRIVYEAGFRDGAFVRNGRVMAVELINHNQLHQALWYAPEGSKQGAYYTFDGRSMKRPFLRSPVEFSRVSSGFGGRDHPLHHHWAQHKGVDFAAPTGTKVMATGDGEVEFVGQQNGYGNIVILKHHSGYSTYYAHLSGFATMKRGQHVSQGEVIGYVGQTGWATGPHLHYEFRVNDVPLNPLAIAALDTPALSGPARQQFLSYTSEMLSRINALRTYNVASASN; this comes from the coding sequence ATGTGGTCCAGACTCCGCGAAGTTTTCGCGCGGGAGCTGGTGGTTCTGGTCGATCCTACCAATGCCCTGCACGCCCGTCGGCGCAAGCAGTTGACAGCAGCGGTGGGTACGGTGTTCACGCTGGGCATGGCAGCCGCCATGGGCGTGGCCCCCCGTAGTGCCTTCGACGACCCCCAGGCTCCGCGTGTCCGGGAGGCGATACGCCTGCCCGATCTGCGCACGCAACTCGAACAGCTTACCGAAACCGACGCCACCTATGTGCGCGAAGAGCGCATGCAGCGCGGCGACACCATTGCCAGCCTGCTCAAGCGGCTTGGCGTGGACGACCCCGATGCGCAGGACTTTATCCGGCGCAACACCACCGCGCGCGGCCTGTTCGACCTCAATCCCGGCCAGACGGTGCAGGCCGAGGTCGACGAGAACAACCTGCTGGTGTCGTTGCAAGCCAACCTCGGCGGTGACGCAAACGCCTCTCGCGAACTGGTGATCGAACGCGCGGGCGACCCTGCCGATCCGGTCTACAAGGCCCGCGTGCAGTCGGTGAAGAACGAGCTGCACTATGAGATGCTGTCCGGCGCCATTGCCTCGGGTGGCTTCTTCAAGGCCATGGACGCGGCCAATGTGCCCGACGAGATCGTCCAGCAAATGCTCTCGATCTTCTCCGGCGTGATCGATTTCCACCATGACATCACCAGCGGAGACCGCTTTCGCATCGTCTACGAAGCGGGCTTTCGCGACGGCGCGTTCGTGCGCAACGGGCGCGTGATGGCGGTCGAGCTGATCAACCACAACCAGTTGCACCAGGCGCTCTGGTACGCACCGGAAGGCAGCAAGCAGGGCGCGTACTACACCTTTGACGGGCGCAGCATGAAGCGGCCGTTCCTGCGCTCGCCGGTGGAGTTCTCGCGCGTGTCGTCGGGCTTCGGCGGGCGTGACCATCCGCTGCACCACCACTGGGCGCAGCACAAGGGCGTGGACTTTGCCGCACCCACGGGCACCAAGGTGATGGCCACCGGCGACGGCGAAGTCGAGTTTGTCGGTCAGCAGAACGGCTACGGCAACATCGTCATCCTCAAGCACCATAGCGGCTACTCCACCTACTACGCGCACCTGTCAGGCTTTGCCACGATGAAGCGCGGGCAGCATGTGTCGCAAGGCGAGGTCATAGGCTACGTCGGCCAGACCGGCTGGGCCACTGGCCCGCACCTGCACTACGAGTTCCGCGTCAACGATGTGCCGCTGAACCCGCTAGCCATCGCCGCGCTCGACACGCCCGCGCTGTCCGGCCCGGCGCGCCAGCAGTTCCTGAGCTATACCAGCGAGATGCTCAGCCGCATCAACGCGCTGCGTACCTACAACGTGGCTTCGGCCAGCAATTGA
- the tyrS gene encoding tyrosine--tRNA ligase produces the protein MTEVSSGAATSYPLTPTVMHALEVSKRGCDELLVESEWLAKLARSEATGVPLRIKLGLDPTAPDIHIGHTVVLNKMRQLQDLGHQVIFLIGDFTSTIGDPSGRNATRPPLTREQIEANAQTYYSQASLVLDPAKTEIRYNSEWCDPLGARGMIQLAAKYTVARMMERDDFTKRFRTGIPISVHEFLYPLMQGYDSVALKADLELGGTDQKFNLLVGRELQKEYGQEQQCILTMPLLVGLDGVEKMSKSKGNYIGVTEAPSEMFGKLMSISDDLMWKYFELLSFRPMSEIDLMKQEISLGRNPRDCKVMLGQEIVTRFHSAADADRALEDFNHRARGGVPDEIPEVSLSGAPLGIGQLLKQANLVPSTSEANRNIEQGGVKIDGTVVSDKGLKVEAGSYVVQVGKRRFARVTLA, from the coding sequence ATGACTGAAGTTTCCTCCGGCGCTGCCACTTCCTACCCCCTCACGCCCACAGTGATGCACGCCCTGGAGGTGTCCAAGCGCGGTTGCGACGAACTGCTGGTCGAATCCGAATGGCTGGCCAAGCTCGCGCGCAGCGAAGCCACCGGCGTGCCGCTGCGCATCAAGCTGGGGCTGGACCCGACCGCGCCCGATATCCATATCGGCCACACGGTGGTGCTCAACAAGATGCGTCAGTTGCAAGACCTGGGCCACCAGGTCATCTTCCTGATCGGCGATTTCACCTCCACCATCGGCGATCCGTCCGGGCGCAACGCCACGCGTCCTCCGCTCACGCGCGAGCAGATCGAGGCCAACGCCCAGACCTACTACAGCCAGGCCAGCCTCGTGCTCGATCCGGCCAAGACCGAGATCCGCTACAACAGCGAGTGGTGCGATCCGCTGGGCGCGCGCGGCATGATCCAATTGGCGGCCAAGTACACCGTGGCGCGGATGATGGAGCGCGACGACTTCACCAAACGCTTCCGCACTGGGATTCCGATTTCGGTGCATGAGTTCCTTTACCCGCTCATGCAGGGCTACGACTCCGTCGCGCTCAAGGCCGACCTGGAACTGGGCGGCACCGACCAGAAGTTCAACCTGCTGGTGGGCCGGGAGCTGCAGAAGGAATACGGCCAGGAGCAGCAGTGCATCCTGACCATGCCGCTGCTGGTGGGCCTGGATGGCGTGGAGAAGATGTCCAAGTCCAAGGGCAACTACATCGGCGTGACCGAAGCCCCGAGCGAGATGTTCGGCAAGCTGATGAGCATCTCTGACGACCTGATGTGGAAGTACTTCGAGCTGCTGTCGTTCCGCCCCATGAGCGAGATCGACCTGATGAAGCAGGAGATCTCGCTGGGCCGTAATCCGCGCGACTGCAAGGTGATGCTCGGCCAGGAGATCGTCACGCGCTTCCACAGCGCAGCCGACGCCGACCGCGCGCTCGAGGATTTCAACCACCGCGCGCGCGGCGGCGTGCCCGACGAAATCCCCGAGGTCAGCCTTTCCGGCGCGCCGCTGGGCATCGGGCAGTTGCTCAAGCAGGCCAACCTGGTGCCGTCCACGTCGGAAGCCAACCGCAATATCGAGCAGGGCGGTGTCAAGATCGACGGCACCGTCGTCAGCGACAAGGGGCTGAAGGTCGAGGCCGGCAGCTATGTCGTGCAGGTGGGCAAGCGCCGCTTCGCACGCGTGACGCTGGCTTGA
- the dtd gene encoding D-aminoacyl-tRNA deacylase translates to MIALIQRVAQARVTVDGRTTGEIGAGLLALVCAERGDTEAQAERLLAKLLAYRVFSDEAGKMNLPVQDIDGRGTHGGLLVVSQFTLAADTNSGTRPSFTPAAAPADGERLYNHFVARARAAHGEVQTGEFGAMMQVSLVNDGPVTFWLRVPPAAPSASSQPAQPRPAADAATA, encoded by the coding sequence ATGATTGCGTTGATCCAGCGGGTCGCCCAGGCCCGCGTCACTGTCGATGGCCGCACCACCGGCGAGATCGGCGCCGGGCTGCTGGCGCTGGTCTGCGCCGAGCGCGGCGACACCGAAGCGCAGGCCGAACGCCTGCTCGCCAAGCTGCTGGCCTACCGTGTGTTCTCTGATGAGGCCGGCAAGATGAACCTGCCCGTGCAGGACATCGATGGCCGCGGCACGCACGGTGGCCTGCTGGTGGTGTCGCAGTTCACGCTGGCCGCCGATACCAACAGCGGCACGCGGCCCAGTTTCACCCCGGCCGCGGCGCCCGCCGATGGCGAGCGCTTGTACAACCATTTCGTGGCGCGTGCGCGCGCCGCGCACGGCGAGGTGCAGACCGGCGAGTTCGGCGCGATGATGCAGGTCAGCCTGGTCAACGACGGTCCGGTCACCTTCTGGCTGCGCGTGCCGCCGGCCGCGCCGTCGGCCTCCTCCCAGCCAGCCCAGCCCAGGCCAGCCGCTGATGCGGCGACGGCCTGA
- a CDS encoding YbhB/YbcL family Raf kinase inhibitor-like protein has product MKLWSNAFSDNGPIPIEFAFGAIDPATHVTLSSNRNPDLHWDEAPAETRSFVLICHDPDVPSRGDDVNQEGREVPASLPRVDFFHWVLVDIPMGLRTISAGTHSDGVIARGKPGPEATGGTAAAGGLRHGLNDYTGWFAGDPDMKGDYYGYDGPCPPWNDSLVHHYVFTVYALDLDRLPLEGTFTGAMVREAIQGHVLAQAAYTGTYTLNPKLAGQPAK; this is encoded by the coding sequence ATGAAGCTCTGGAGCAACGCATTCAGCGACAACGGGCCGATTCCGATCGAGTTCGCTTTCGGTGCGATCGATCCCGCCACCCACGTGACGCTGTCGAGCAACCGCAATCCCGACCTGCACTGGGACGAGGCGCCGGCCGAGACGCGCTCCTTCGTCCTGATCTGCCACGATCCGGATGTGCCCAGCCGTGGCGACGACGTCAACCAGGAAGGCCGCGAAGTGCCCGCCTCGCTGCCGCGCGTGGATTTCTTTCACTGGGTGCTGGTGGATATTCCGATGGGGCTGCGCACCATCTCCGCGGGCACCCACAGCGATGGCGTGATCGCGCGCGGCAAGCCGGGGCCCGAGGCCACGGGCGGCACGGCCGCGGCAGGCGGGCTGCGCCACGGCCTGAACGACTACACCGGCTGGTTCGCCGGCGACCCGGACATGAAGGGCGACTACTATGGTTACGACGGCCCTTGCCCGCCGTGGAACGACAGCCTGGTGCACCACTACGTGTTTACCGTCTACGCGCTCGACCTGGACCGCCTGCCGCTAGAGGGCACCTTTACCGGCGCCATGGTGCGCGAGGCCATCCAGGGCCACGTGCTGGCGCAGGCAGCCTACACCGGCACCTATACCCTCAATCCTAAGCTTGCCGGCCAGCCGGCGAAGTAA
- a CDS encoding histidine phosphatase family protein encodes MSQLPGPHSLAFTHLILIRHGETAWNRERRLQGQLDIPLNATGVAQADALAQALAVEPIDAVYASDLARAMQTAAPLAEALGLAVQPDPRLRERCYGALEGMTYAEVAEQLPEDFARWQARVPDYAPDGGESLLAFHERAVEAALALGRRHPGERIALVAHGGVLDCLYREANDMTLEAPRRHELLNASINRLRCDSVRLTVMQWADVGHLEALTLDEVDRRVP; translated from the coding sequence ATGTCGCAATTGCCCGGGCCGCATTCGCTGGCCTTCACCCACCTGATCCTGATCCGCCACGGCGAGACCGCATGGAACCGCGAGCGGCGCCTGCAAGGCCAGCTCGACATTCCGCTCAACGCCACCGGCGTGGCGCAGGCCGATGCCCTGGCCCAGGCGCTGGCGGTCGAGCCGATCGATGCGGTCTACGCCAGCGACCTCGCGCGCGCGATGCAGACGGCGGCGCCGCTGGCCGAGGCGCTCGGCCTGGCGGTGCAACCCGATCCCCGCTTGCGCGAGCGCTGCTACGGCGCGCTCGAAGGCATGACCTACGCGGAAGTGGCCGAGCAGCTGCCCGAGGATTTCGCCAGGTGGCAAGCGCGGGTTCCCGACTATGCGCCCGATGGCGGCGAGTCCTTGCTGGCGTTTCATGAGCGCGCGGTGGAAGCCGCGCTGGCGCTCGGGCGCCGCCATCCCGGCGAGCGCATCGCCCTGGTGGCGCATGGCGGCGTGCTGGACTGCCTGTACCGCGAAGCCAACGACATGACGCTGGAGGCGCCGCGCCGGCACGAACTGCTCAATGCCAGCATCAACCGGCTGCGCTGTGACAGCGTGCGGCTCACGGTCATGCAGTGGGCGGACGTGGGCCACCTGGAAGCGCTGACCCTCGACGAAGTCGACCGCAGGGTGCCCTGA
- a CDS encoding queuosine precursor transporter, producing MTTSSATSAYSGRVYRYYDLVMVAFVTVLLCSNLIGAAKAAQVTLPVIGPVTFGAGVLFFPISYIFGDVLTEVYGYGRDRRVVWAGFAALAFATFMSLVVLKMPVAPFMSDYQKSLEDVFGNTWRIALGSLIAFCCGSFTNSYVLAKMKLWTNGRWLWTRTIGSTLAGELVDSSLFYVIAFYGIWPLEKVIQVAIAQYILKTTWEVVMTPVTYKVVNFLKRAEREDYYDRNTDFTPFRLRV from the coding sequence ATGACCACGTCAAGCGCCACGTCCGCCTACAGCGGGCGCGTCTATCGTTACTACGATCTCGTGATGGTGGCTTTCGTCACGGTCCTGCTGTGCTCCAACCTGATCGGCGCGGCCAAGGCGGCCCAGGTCACACTGCCGGTGATCGGCCCGGTGACCTTCGGCGCGGGCGTGCTGTTCTTCCCGATTTCGTACATTTTTGGGGACGTGCTGACCGAGGTCTACGGCTACGGGCGTGATCGCCGCGTGGTCTGGGCCGGATTCGCGGCGCTGGCGTTCGCCACCTTCATGAGCCTCGTGGTGCTGAAGATGCCGGTGGCGCCCTTCATGAGCGATTACCAAAAGAGCCTGGAAGACGTCTTCGGCAACACCTGGCGCATCGCGCTAGGCTCGCTGATCGCGTTCTGCTGCGGCAGCTTCACCAACAGCTATGTGCTGGCCAAGATGAAGCTGTGGACCAACGGCCGCTGGCTGTGGACCCGCACCATTGGCTCCACGCTGGCCGGCGAGCTGGTCGATTCCTCGCTGTTCTATGTGATCGCCTTCTACGGCATCTGGCCGCTGGAGAAAGTGATCCAGGTCGCCATTGCCCAGTACATCCTCAAGACCACATGGGAAGTGGTGATGACGCCGGTCACCTACAAAGTGGTGAACTTCCTCAAGCGCGCCGAGCGCGAAGATTACTACGACCGCAATACCGATTTCACGCCCTTCCGCCTGCGGGTGTAA